GTTAGTTCCGTAGCCAACTGCTGCGGTACCTCCTGCGGTTATTAATGTTTTACCAATATTGTTTGGAGTGGTACTTGCATTATTTGCTGCCGAAGTTCCTATAGCTGGAAAATTCCATTCTACAACGGTTAATTGTGCATTAGCCTCTATGAAAACGGCAAGCAATAATATGAGTAATCGATATTTCATTAAGTGGATTTAATATTTATCCAAAGCAAGTTTTACAAATATAACAATAAATAAAAATAGCAATCAAGCAACCTGCAAATATTGCACCTAAGATACCAACAAAGCTGCCTGCACGCATAAATCTACCAAACGGAACCTAACAAGTTGATTGCCAAGGCACGATAAATTGCAAAAAAAATAATCTGGCTTGGGGGTATTCATCCATTTGGTTGTCTCTATGATATAAACCACTAATAAAACAGAAAAATGAAAAGAATACTTAGTTTATTAATCGCTTGCTATTGTATAGCCATTGTATCAAGCTCATGTCGTAAAAATTTTGAAAAGGGTGAAGGCAGCATACGCACCGAAACAAGAGTGCTATCGGCATTTAACAAAATAGAAGTTGAACTAAGTGCCGAGGTATACATATATAATTCAACCAAGTATGAGGTAGTTGTTAGCGACTATCAAAACCTGATTCCGCTAATTAAAACTGAAGTAAACGGAACTAAATTATGCATTGATGCCAAAAATTTCACTTACCTGCGAAACAGCAAATTACGTATTGACATATATACCCCTGCCGCTAATCAAATCAACATAAATGGCTCTGCAACGTTAGTGTATGATGAGGTGCCCGGTCTTAGCTCGCTTGACATTACCATTAATGGCAATGGCGATATCAGTCTTAGTAAAGGAAGTGCAACCAATGCCACCTATAAAATAAATGGAAGTGGAAACATAAAAGCAGCGATGATGAAAGCTACCTATGTGAAGGTGGATATAAGCGGTAGTGGCGATGTAAGATGCTATGCCGAAAGAGAGCTTGATATAGAAATTAGCGGAAGTGGCGATGTATACTATCTTGGCAATCCTGTAGTACATACAAGCATTAGTGGCTCGGGCAATATTCATAAGATGTAATGAATTAATCTAACTTTGCATGATTCTACCTCTTGTGCATAACGCCCCATCACATACTAATAACATCATTTCTCTCGCTGAAGAATATCAATTTGAAAAATTTTTCAAATTGTATTATGGCAAGTTGTGTGCTTTTGCCTTCAGCTATACCAAGGATAAGGATGATGCCGAAGAGGTGGTACAACAACTATTTACTGAGTTGTGGAGCAGCAGGCAAACGGTACAAATGGAACGTATACAATCATATTTATACAGCAGTGTTCGCAACAAATGTTTAAATCAAATTAAACATGAAAGGATAAAGCAACAACATGCAATGTATGTGATAAATAGTAGCGAAGAAGCCTCAGGAGGAATGCAGAAACTTGAAGTGAAAGAATTGCAGAAAAAAATAAACGAAGCCATCGAATCGCTCCCTGACCAGTGCAAACTCGTTTTTAAAATGAACCGCATAGAAGGAATGCGCTATGGCGAAATTGCGCTTGCCACCAACCTAAGTCCTAAAACGGTAGAAAACCATATTGGCAGAGCTTTAAAAATACTGCGTACCAACCTTAAAGATTTTATGATATTGATAATGATTTATAAACTTTATATGTAAATAAATTGAAACCAACTGAAGACATAGATATACTGCTGGCAAAATATTTTGCTGCTGAAACGAACGCTGAACAGGAAAGTTATATTGAAAAGTGGCGTTCGCTTTCAGAAGAAAATGAGTTGCTGTTTGTTCAGAGTGCACAAGTGTTTGCAATGGCAGACACTTCATTTGGCACAAATGAATTTGACACTAATCCAGCCTGGAATAAAATTAAGGAAAAGAAAACAGGTCGTACTATTCCGTTTAATTCATTTAGATTCAACTTTGTAAACATAGCTGCCTCCATTTTACTTGTTGCGGGACTTTCTTTTGTTTGGTTTAAATATAAATCAACAGATAGTGAGACACACCTGTATACCTTAAAAACAACTGATAAAATTCTTAATGGCACCTTGCCCGATGGGAGCACGTTTACCTTAAATCGTCATAGTGCTATAACCTATGATACGGTATTGTTCTCTAAAAATCGCACCTTAGCCATGCAAGGCGAAGGATTTTTTACAGTTGTACATAATGATCGTAATCCTTTTAAAATAGAAACCAACGGTTTAATTATTACAGATATAGGCACCTCCTTTAATGTAAAGTCACTTAACAACGGACTTGTGCAGGTAAACGTAAAAGAAGGCATAGTAGAACTTGATAACGAATCCATAGAGTCACAACAGATTAAAGCTGGCGAACAAGCAAATTATCTGTTAGCAAATCATTCATTAACAAAAACAGAAATTACCGATAAGAACTACACCGCATACATGGATAAGGTATTAATATTTGATAATGTTCCATTAGTAGAAATAACACGCACTTTGGCCGATGTGTATGCATGCACATTTGAGTATGCAAACAAGGAGTTGATGAATTGTCGATTTACAGGAACATTTAATAACGAGTCGCTTGATGATATATTGAAGATAATTACTGAAACATTAAAACTTACCGAAACTAAAAACGAGAGCAATTATGTTATCAATGGACCGGGCTGTAACTAACACCATATTAGTTCTGTTAATCATGCTGATTAACTTATCGACTAAGGCGCAAGAGTCCAACTTGCTTGAGCAGTCAATTACGCTGGATGTAAGAGAACAAACTGTAGCAAACATACTTCGCCTTATAGAAGAACAGGCTAAATTTACTTTCGTATACAGTACCAATCAGGTCAATGTGAGTAGTATTAAAACTTTAAAAGTTTCCAATTCGCGAATTCGTGAGGTGCTGAATATGCTGTTCGAAAACAAGGTTGTATATAAGCAACGGGGTAATCATATTATTTTGCAACCATCACCAACTGCATCGAGAATTAGAATTGATGGATATATCATAGATGGGATTACAAATAAAAAAATTTCGCAAGCAAGTATTTTCGATAAAGTGCGCAGAGTATCAGCAATAAGTAATAAATACGGATATTATGTTTTGCAGCTAGAACCCGGCAAAGACAAACTCAAACTATTTGTAAACAAGCAGAACTATAAAGACACTGTAGTTTATGTTGCTTACCAAAACAACAAATCAATAAATATAGAAATTTATCCGGCACAGGAATCACAAGATAGCACCGGGTCAATAGATACAACTCGAATTACAATTGATAGCGCGCAGAATAGCATTGATAACTTTGCTTTGGTAAAGTTGCTTACCAGCGAACTCGAGCAGGTGCATTCTCAAAATATTAAAGACACCATGCATCGCAGGTTTCAGGTATCCTTCTTGCCTTATATTGGTACCAACATGCATCTTAGTGGGCAGGTTGTAAACGATGTTTCTCTAAATATTCTAGGAGGCTACAATATGGGAGTGACCGGTACCGAAGTTGGTTTGTTTATGAATATGAATCGTGGTGATGTTAAAAAAATTCAAGTGGCGGGCTTTGGCAATATTAATGGAGGCCATACATCCGGATTTCAGGCAGCAGGTTTTTTAACTTTAATAAAAGAACAACCAAGGGAGTACAACTTGCAGGATTTACAAATATTAACGGTGACAGTACACGTGGACTGTCAATTAGTGGATTTGCCAATTACTACAGGTTACCTGTGCATGGCTTGATCTTAGCAGGATTTAGCAACACCTGCTACGATGATAATCATGCATTATCGTTAGCGGGGTTTATGAATTTAAATAATGGCTATGCATCGCATTGGCAAATAGCGGGAGGCGTAAACGCCTCCCGCAAAAAAGCGCGCGGATTACAATTAGCCGGTATTGCTAATATAAATGCGGATACGTTGCATGGCTCTCAAATAGCAGGTGTACTTAATGTTGCACGCAGAACTGTA
The Bacteroidota bacterium DNA segment above includes these coding regions:
- a CDS encoding RNA polymerase sigma-70 factor, which encodes MILPLVHNAPSHTNNIISLAEEYQFEKFFKLYYGKLCAFAFSYTKDKDDAEEVVQQLFTELWSSRQTVQMERIQSYLYSSVRNKCLNQIKHERIKQQHAMYVINSSEEASGGMQKLEVKELQKKINEAIESLPDQCKLVFKMNRIEGMRYGEIALATNLSPKTVENHIGRALKILRTNLKDFMILIMIYKLYM
- a CDS encoding STN domain-containing protein; this translates as MLINLSTKAQESNLLEQSITLDVREQTVANILRLIEEQAKFTFVYSTNQVNVSSIKTLKVSNSRIREVLNMLFENKVVYKQRGNHIILQPSPTASRIRIDGYIIDGITNKKISQASIFDKVRRVSAISNKYGYYVLQLEPGKDKLKLFVNKQNYKDTVVYVAYQNNKSINIEIYPAQESQDSTGSIDTTRITIDSAQNSIDNFALVKLLTSELEQVHSQNIKDTMHRRFQVSFLPYIGTNMHLSGQVVNDVSLNILGGYNMGVTGTEVGLFMNMNRGDVKKIQVAGFGNINGGHTSGFQAAGFLTLIKEQPREYNLQDLQILTVTVHVDCQLVDLPITTGYLCMA
- a CDS encoding DUF2807 domain-containing protein, which translates into the protein MKRILSLLIACYCIAIVSSSCRKNFEKGEGSIRTETRVLSAFNKIEVELSAEVYIYNSTKYEVVVSDYQNLIPLIKTEVNGTKLCIDAKNFTYLRNSKLRIDIYTPAANQININGSATLVYDEVPGLSSLDITINGNGDISLSKGSATNATYKINGSGNIKAAMMKATYVKVDISGSGDVRCYAERELDIEISGSGDVYYLGNPVVHTSISGSGNIHKM
- a CDS encoding DUF4974 domain-containing protein; the protein is MKPTEDIDILLAKYFAAETNAEQESYIEKWRSLSEENELLFVQSAQVFAMADTSFGTNEFDTNPAWNKIKEKKTGRTIPFNSFRFNFVNIAASILLVAGLSFVWFKYKSTDSETHLYTLKTTDKILNGTLPDGSTFTLNRHSAITYDTVLFSKNRTLAMQGEGFFTVVHNDRNPFKIETNGLIITDIGTSFNVKSLNNGLVQVNVKEGIVELDNESIESQQIKAGEQANYLLANHSLTKTEITDKNYTAYMDKVLIFDNVPLVEITRTLADVYACTFEYANKELMNCRFTGTFNNESLDDILKIITETLKLTETKNESNYVINGPGCN